CGAGGAAGCGGTATTGGTCGACATGCTTTGCGATGGCTTACTAAGTACGGATTTGAAAATCATCCTAACATGGTTCGCATCGAAGCTAATACCCGTGCGGACAACATTGGGATGCGGAGAGTTCTACGTGCATGTGGATACGTTAAGGAGGCTCACTATCGTGATGCTTGGCACACGGTCGAGGAAGCAGATGTTTGGTTAGATGGTGTCGCCTACGCCATCTTGCGACGAGACTGGTTGAACGATACGACCACTCCCGTACGTTGGGATGATGAATGATCGCCCGAGTTTGTGGACTAGAGAGGAAAGCTCCTCTTCAGATAACGGGGTATATCTGTAGTAACACATACGTGGTGGATTACATCAATATGCAACGGCGAGCATGGATCTGTTGCTGCGTTATGGGGCAGATACTCATCAAGGGTTCCGCCCGACTGCACAGTCAAAGTATCATGTATAAGACCATTGTCGTACAGACGCATATCACCTGAATTGGTATCATTGTGTTGATGTTAAGTTTAAATAGGGGTGGATT
This window of the Sulfoacidibacillus ferrooxidans genome carries:
- a CDS encoding GNAT family N-acetyltransferase; translation: MMQLNEIKFAEIGLEEKEELAEWLSRDTWDNFTSPAISYDSAMKWIEQGAFHGDDKKSFWIISHGERVGLLQLNDLFDSTAMFDIRINTKYRGSGIGRHALRWLTKYGFENHPNMVRIEANTRADNIGMRRVLRACGYVKEAHYRDAWHTVEEADVWLDGVAYAILRRDWLNDTTTPVRWDDE